A single region of the Sorghum bicolor cultivar BTx623 chromosome 7, Sorghum_bicolor_NCBIv3, whole genome shotgun sequence genome encodes:
- the LOC8069870 gene encoding iron-sulfur assembly protein IscA-like 2, mitochondrial, with protein MGPTAHALRPIRPKALVSHRATAYPAAAASAAAMASSSSRPMLRRLAELARGRVRANHRMLSSAFPSTAAIERASQSPAEAQAVRMTEGCVRRLKELHAKEPSAEGKMLRLSVEAGGCSGFQYSFALDDKKNSDDRVFETDGVKLVVDDISYDFVKGATVDYEEELIRSAFVVSTNPSAVGGCSCKSSFMVK; from the exons ATGGGCCCCACTGCTCACGCTCTCAGACCGATCCGACCCAAAGCCCTCGTTTCTCATCGCGCCACCGCttaccccgccgccgccgcgtcggcAGCGGCgatggcgtcgtcgtcgtcgcggccGATGCTCCGCCGCCTCGCAGAACTGGCCAGAGGCCGCGTCCGCGCCAACCACCGCATGCTCTCATCCGCCTTCCCGTCCACCGCCGCCATCGAGAGGGCTTCGCAGTCGCCGGCGGAGGCCCAGGCCGTGCGCATGACGGAGGGTTGCGTGCGG AGATTAAAAGAATTACATGCTAAAGAACCATCCGCTGAAGGTAAGATGCTGCGCTTAAGCGTTGAAGCAGGTGGATGTTCTGGGTTCCAATATTCTTtcgctcttgatgacaagaaaAACTCAGACGACAG GGTTTTTGAGACTGATGGTGTTAAATTGGTCGTGGATGACATCTCATATGACTTCGTAAAAGGTGCCACTGTGGATTATGAGGAGGAACTTATACGTTCAGCGTTTGTG GTTTCAACAAATCCTAGTGCTGTTGGGGGCTGCAGCTGCAAGAGTTCTTTCATGGTGAAATAG